The genomic segment acatggGGAAAGGAGCAGAGCAAGGAAATACTGTACCAAAGCAAGACCACAGACTGGCTGGGTAAACTCCAAACTGTGTATCTGCATGTCtaatgtcaaaacactcttcagatatCCAACACCTTTcaactttgttgactgcaacacacttctttcttttgaacTGGTTCCACTCcattagcagctttcctcagcatgTATCCCACAACTCtgacatctctaacatcttgagTTCTCTAACGTAAACCAGCTTCAActccacagcttcacagaatggCCTTTCTACTAGGCTTCCACtcagggacacccctgatacatgcctggcctcagcaacTTTCCTTAGTCTCGGGGGCAAATTTCATAGTCCATTTCTTCTATACTCAGAGGTCACAATCCTAACTCAGTTAAAACTTCCACTGTGAAATTTTTGCTGACCAGTCAAGTAGGAATTTTCCCATCtcatttgctatttttaattcAAACTGGTAAGTATCATAAACTTAATTTCCTTTCTGAGTCTTTTAAATTGTCTTAAAAACAGACTATCTGCCACTGAACACATGACCTTTAAATTGTCTTAAAAACAGACTATGTGCCATTGGGCAGGGGttgcacatgactttaatcctagcactcaggcagaggcaggcatatctttgtgagttttaggccagcctgatctacagagctagttcctagactgccagggctgttatatagagaaatcttgtcttaaaaaaaaaaaaaagttatgtgtCTTCTTAGATCTCAAAGGATATACATAATTATTCTAATTTAGTTCAGATACATAGTTCAAAAGATTGGGTCTCTCAGGCCATACTCTGATGTCAGTGCCAAGTAAATCTCCTCagaattattttgaatatttgacTAACTTGCTACCAACAATATGCAGGCATAAATAACCAAGTGAACAGAGATTAACTACTGGATGCTCTTTAAAAGTACATCAGGCAAATAACAGCCATTTATACAGTCCTCAACAGAAACCCAGGTGAGAAAGATTTTATCAATGTATTTTTCTATAGAAATGCAATTCTCTAAGAATTGTCTTTTCTTGAGATTTGAAGTTCTcaattttaagataataaaattcTCTTTTCCACAAATCTTTTGTCCAAACACtagataaataattattattcatCTGTGTCACTTCTGAAATAAAGTGAAGCCCAAATATATCAAACTGAACAGGTATTTTCATAGTAGTATGGGAATACATTTGTAatgttttgatattattttaaagtaataatatcATTGAACTTCCAACTTTCTGAATGTCATTTTTTTGTTCAAGTCATTCCCCACATGTACTAAAAAAGTTGTATGAGAAAAGACTAATTTTACATCAGATGGTTTTTAATTCTCAGAGAAATTTGAAAGAGCTTTCCATTTTATCTTATAATTCTTAGTCAAGTGCCAAtggaaaatctattttataaattataatcaaTTTGGAAGTTGGAGAAAATCATATTTGATGAATTCAAGCtagcacaaaaatatatttagtggaaaatattaaaattataaatatatatttatatttcttttcagtaATATTCCTGGTGGTTTCATCTTCAAGAAGTCTAAGATTTAAatatcagaaatattttaaataaaccaaaaactaAGTGACTTTCCTCTGCTGCTGCAAAACTTTTCCTCTGTCCCTGAATTTAGAATAGAGATATGGTCAGTAACTACCCAAATCACTGTTCCTATGGAAATGCCTCATAGAGCCAACTACCAGTCTAAAGAAAACATGTAGCACAGAATAAATGCCCAATAAATCTCAAACAAGTGTAGTGTAAAAGGGAACCTATACATTGTTGTGAACTTTAAATAAGTGTAAGAACCATACAATCAAGAAACAGCATGGTAACACTGAGCCTTAGAAAGACTGAAAGTGGACCTCAAAGAGATACTGTTTTCACAGAGGAAAGTGGTCTGGATGCTGAATGACTAACCTATGTCATGGTATTCCTCAGTGCTTAAGAAGCACACAATGGTGTCTGTAAGTTAGTACTTCTACCTGTCAATGTCACTGTTACAATAGGTACCTGTTCACTGATTCTGTGAGTTCACCCACCATAAAACGGTGGTACATAGAACACATTAGTGTTTTCTGTAATCAAAGATTACTGTAGACTTGTCAAAGTTACAGAACACTGCAGAACTCAAAGCAAAATATTTGTTAACCAAagttatattttctgattttttagaGTAATGGTTACTGTAGATAATTTGAAATTGGGGAAACTGCAAAGATGAAAATCATGAATTGTAATTCTCATTGCATAAAAAACTAGTACtgacattttgatattttctgtgCTATCTTTCTATCatagttatatatatttatttggagACTATGATTATGTATAAACActgttttatataaaacattgttttaatctTCTATTGTATCTATTTCATCACTTAAATAAATAGTTTAGCAGTGATTATGCAAGATGCCATCATAGGGGTGAATGACATTTCCTAATTATGCATAGCACTTAGCTGAAATACTATTCTCACTACTAAGAAAATCACAGTGGAAATCATTACATGTAattttttgcttatgtttttttaaattttcagataGCTTCATCACTATTAGTCAAAGGGTATAAACATTCAAGCATTTCATCCTTTACTACTAAATAATTTTCCAGGGATCCCAACAATTTGCAGAAATGCAACTAAGTTTCCATTCCATactgtacaaataaaatatcattttaaaaaaatcttgctgTTTCGGTGGGCAAAAATGAAATTCATGTCATTGTTTCAAGTAATATGTTTCTGGTTAGGAAGTCAAACATTTCTGATTCATTAAAACATTATTAGTGTTTATGACATTTATCTATTTTCCAACAATCCTGACAAGTTGTATGTTTTACATAGAAAAGAACTACAAaaaacattcatttctttttgacaTTTGATTTTACTCATAACTTTTTCATCCAATTGTTACCCTTAGGATTTTTCAAATTTCTTCTAATAACATTTACACTCATATATATCTTGAATATTTTTCTATTGCCAGCATAAGTGATattataaaaaaatctgaaagtcCTAAAACAGTTCTTAGTCTTCACTCCTCCGACACCTCTCGTTCTGTGTCTGTCattctctcacactctctcttgAAATCTCTATTCTTTATGTTACTGCTCATTCTTGGTCTCTTGATCCCTTTCCTGTGATAGCCCTCTGATTGTGCATCCCAACTCTCAGaagaaaatcatttataaatatCTCCTGTTCACTGAAGTGCTTTATTTTTAGTGTACATGCCAATAACAttagaaatgggggggggggaaatcataaaagaaaaaattactaagaacatacacataaatatgctTTGTGATAGACTACACATAACATATAAATTACCATTTTAGGCTATCCAACTGTGTAGTTCAACAGCATTAGGTAAATTAATTTGCACAACTGTCACAAATACTCATCTGCAGAATTACTCCATCTTCCCAAAGAAAATGGATGTTCATTAAACAAGGTTGTTCCCAGTTCCCTCAACAATCACATTTATAGTCTCTTTCTCTGGATTTGTCTAATGTAGGTACCTCACTTAAGTGAAAATACAGAATCTATCCATTTTGTCTGCCTTCCTTTATTTAGTATTAAAATTGACCTATGTTGTAACATGTCTAATCCTTTATAAGAATAGCTAATATACACATTATATCCATTATCTGCCCATGCATCTGGTTTCTTGACACCTTTTGGATATTGCTGCAATCAATACTGTAGCAAGAATAGTTTTCTGAACATTATCCTTGGTTGAAACAAATACAGTCACTGAATTTGTTTGGGAAAATATAAgctatattataaaattataaagcaatTTTCACAAAAAgtgttttgttctatttataaataaccAAAATACAACTTATGTATATCCAATATGAAGTTTTCCTTGAAAATGCAATAGACTAGTGTTTAATAAATGGGTTTGAAAGGAAAAATTTAGGGAGAGAATGTTGCTTAGTAGTGAAGCCACTTGCATAGCATGTACAATgcactgggttcaatctccagcccaaaaaagaaagaataattataCTAATATTTGGACATGTTACTATACTCAAGCCCAGATGACTTGCAAAGGTGTTATTCAGTATGTATCTTCTCCTTTAAAACAAAGAGAGTTTAATTGTGTTTGGGGCACACAGGAAACTAGCACTTTATttctcaactttttcttttttcagagaaTCAGGAATGGTTGAAGAAAATCACACCATGAAACATGAGTTTATCCTCACAGGATTTACAGACTATCCAGAAATGAAGGCCCTTCTGTTTGTGGTATTCTTTGTCATCTACCTAATCACCATGGTAGGGAATATGGGTCTGATGATTCTGATTTCCAAAGAACGTTCTCTTCACACACCAATGTACATCTTTCTGGGCAACCTGGCTTTCGTGGATTCTTGCTGTGCCTGTGCTATTACTCCTAAAATGTTGGGGAACTTTTTTTCTCGGGACAGAATAATCTCTCTGTATGAATGCATgtcacagttttattttctttgcactgTTGAAACTGCAGACTGCTTCCTTCTGGCAgcaatggcctatgaccgctatgtggccatatGCAACCCTCTGCAGTACCACACCATGATGTCCAAGAAGCTCTGCCTTCAGATGACCACAGGGGCTTTCATAGCTGGAAACCTGCATTCCTTGATTCATGTGGGGCTACTATTTAGACTGGCATTCTGTGGGTCTAATCACATCAACCACTTTTATTGTGACATTCTTCCTTTGTACAGACTCTCCTGTGTTGATCCCTATGTCAACGAGCTTGTGCTGTTTGTCTTCTCAGGCTCAATTCAAGTTTTCACAATAGGCAGTGTCCTCATATCTTACCTTTACATTGTTTTTACAATTTTCCAAATGAAATCCAAAGAGGGGAGGATCAAAGCCCTCTCCACCTGTGCGTCTCACTTTCTGTCTGTTTCGTTATTCTATGGATCTCTTTTTTTCATGT from the Arvicola amphibius chromosome 10, mArvAmp1.2, whole genome shotgun sequence genome contains:
- the LOC119824221 gene encoding olfactory receptor 5K1; this translates as MVEENHTMKHEFILTGFTDYPEMKALLFVVFFVIYLITMVGNMGLMILISKERSLHTPMYIFLGNLAFVDSCCACAITPKMLGNFFSRDRIISLYECMSQFYFLCTVETADCFLLAAMAYDRYVAICNPLQYHTMMSKKLCLQMTTGAFIAGNLHSLIHVGLLFRLAFCGSNHINHFYCDILPLYRLSCVDPYVNELVLFVFSGSIQVFTIGSVLISYLYIVFTIFQMKSKEGRIKALSTCASHFLSVSLFYGSLFFMYIRPNLLEEGDKDIPAAILFTIVVPLLNPFIYSLRNKEVKNVLKKQCTDSCNLHQNSNTVLFTVHVTYVHMPAEAEEGPRSPGA